One stretch of Armigeres subalbatus isolate Guangzhou_Male chromosome 2, GZ_Asu_2, whole genome shotgun sequence DNA includes these proteins:
- the LOC134214575 gene encoding ceramide-1-phosphate transfer protein, translating to MAQDKFDLRKVHDSFELCLVGNNEEDVLLDPYLEAFKELYKFFSLMGTVFGFVSSDVKEKVEILEKLRKHADHGEHFESVQSMMNYEQDGSLLTKKDYVSGSRTLLRLHRGLDFIYLFLKRLGELESANANTCAVCQTAYNETLAQYHPWLIRKGAVMAMYAMPSRDQLLEKVCLDASVAIKLLPEMLTVARQVYDRTQELYTKYDLHGLP from the exons ATGGCTCAGGACAAATTTGATTTACGAAAAGTGCATGACAGCTTCGAACTTTGCCTGGTTGGCAACAACGAGGAAGATGTTTTGCTGGATCCGTATTTGGAAGCGTTCAAGGAACTCTACAA ATTTTTCTCGCTGATGGGAACCGTGTTTGGATTCGTCAGCAGTGACGTCAAAGAAAAGGTGGAgatcctggagaagcttcgtAAGCACGCGGACCATGGCGAGCACTTTGAATCGGTGCAAAGCATGATGAACTACGAACAGGACGGCAGCTTGCTCACTAAAAAGGATTATGTTTCGGGCAGTCGGACATTGTTACGGCTTCATCGAGGACTAG ACTTCATTTACCTATTTCTGAAACGATTGGGTGAGCTGGAGAGCGCGAATGCTAATACCTGTGCCGTCTGTCAAACGGCTTACAACGAAACGTTGGCCCAGTACCATCCATGGTTGATCCGAAAGGGGGCCGTCATGGCCATGTATGCCATGCCCAGTCGGGACCAGCTGCTAGAAAAAGTGTGCTTGGATGCGAGCGTGGCGATCAAGTTACTGCCGGAGATGTTGACCGTGGCCCGTCAAGTGTACGATAGGACGCAGGAGCTTTACACAAAGTATGATCTGCACGGTCTGCCGTAG